One window of the Shimwellia blattae DSM 4481 = NBRC 105725 genome contains the following:
- the glnE gene encoding bifunctional [glutamate--ammonia ligase]-adenylyl-L-tyrosine phosphorylase/[glutamate--ammonia-ligase] adenylyltransferase — MLSRSALLQQQEQVAISRLPEEASTALSDDARAVLAFSDFVADSVPADPAGWQALLAQPPQAQEWQHYGQWLDQELAPVTDEAGLMQVLRQFRRRVMVRIAWAQTLDLLPLTETLQQLSVLAEILIVRARDWLYSACCREWGTPCNAQGVAQPLMILGMGKLGGGELNFSSDIDLIFTWPENGTTRGGRRELDNAQFFTRLGQRLIKVLDQPTRDGFVYRVDMRLRPFGDGGPLVMSYAALEDYYQDQGRDWERYAMVKARIMGDNNDPWCQELHSMLRPFVFRRYIDFSVIQSLRNMKGMIAREVRRRGLTNNIKLGAGGIREAEFIVQVFQLIRGGREPQLQTRGWLETLETLASLHLLAPDDITRLRAAWCYLRRLENLLQSIGDEQTQTLPDDALNQARLAWAMGEEAWPALQATLAQHMQAVRRIFDELIGDDEQDSSAENSDEGWRELWTDTFEEGDSAAVLSHFSPPDRQRLLDTLADFRRDVEKRTIGPRGRQVLDQLMPRLLSEICQREDAQVILGRLVVLLVGIVSRTTYLELLVEFPGALKHLIRLCAASPMVAGQLARYPLLLDELLDPATLYQPTATDAYRDELRQYLLRVPDDDEEEQLEALRQFKQAQLLRIAAADIAATLPVMKVSDHLTWLAEAMIDAVVHQAWGHMVARYGQPAHLHDREGRGFAVVGYGKLGGWELGYSSDLDLVFLHDCPAEVMTDGPREIDGRQFYLRLAQRIMHLFSTRTASGILYEVDARLRPSGAAGMLVTTIDAFADYQQNEAWTWEHQALVRARVVYGDPGTRQRFDAIRQHILCLPVEGEKLQTEVREMREKMRAHLGNKHKDRFDIKADEGGITDIEFITQYLVLRYAHQSPALTRWSDNVRILELLARNNIMGDDEARALTHAYVTLRDALHHLALQELPGHVAPEAFAEEREQVRRSWQAWLAPQ; from the coding sequence ATGCTGTCACGCTCTGCGCTTTTACAACAACAGGAGCAGGTGGCCATCTCCCGCCTGCCGGAAGAGGCCTCCACCGCCCTGAGTGACGACGCCCGCGCGGTGCTGGCGTTCAGCGACTTTGTGGCAGACAGCGTACCGGCAGATCCGGCGGGCTGGCAGGCGCTGCTGGCACAACCCCCACAGGCGCAGGAGTGGCAGCACTACGGGCAGTGGCTGGACCAGGAACTGGCACCGGTCACCGATGAAGCCGGGCTGATGCAGGTACTGCGCCAGTTCCGGCGGCGGGTGATGGTGCGCATCGCCTGGGCCCAGACCCTGGATCTGCTGCCCCTGACCGAAACCCTGCAACAGCTGAGCGTGCTGGCGGAAATCCTGATTGTCCGCGCCCGGGACTGGCTGTACAGCGCCTGCTGCCGTGAATGGGGCACCCCCTGCAACGCACAGGGGGTCGCGCAACCGCTGATGATCCTCGGTATGGGCAAGCTGGGGGGCGGGGAGCTTAACTTCTCTTCGGATATCGATCTTATCTTCACCTGGCCGGAAAACGGCACCACCCGGGGCGGTCGCCGGGAGCTGGATAACGCGCAGTTTTTTACCCGCCTGGGTCAGCGGTTAATCAAAGTGCTGGATCAGCCCACCCGGGACGGTTTTGTCTACCGGGTAGATATGCGCCTGCGGCCATTCGGTGATGGCGGCCCGCTGGTAATGAGCTACGCCGCACTGGAAGATTACTACCAGGACCAGGGGCGTGACTGGGAGCGCTACGCCATGGTGAAAGCGCGCATCATGGGGGATAACAACGACCCCTGGTGCCAGGAGCTGCACAGTATGCTGCGGCCCTTTGTGTTCCGCCGCTATATTGATTTCAGCGTGATCCAGTCCCTGCGCAACATGAAGGGGATGATTGCCCGGGAAGTGCGCCGCCGGGGGCTGACCAATAATATCAAGCTGGGGGCCGGGGGGATCCGCGAGGCGGAGTTTATCGTCCAGGTATTCCAGCTGATCCGCGGCGGCCGGGAGCCACAGCTACAGACCCGGGGCTGGCTGGAGACCCTGGAAACGCTCGCCAGCCTGCATCTGCTTGCCCCGGACGACATTACCCGGCTGCGCGCCGCCTGGTGCTACCTGCGCCGCCTGGAGAACCTGCTTCAGAGCATTGGTGATGAACAGACCCAGACCTTACCTGATGACGCACTCAACCAGGCCCGCCTGGCCTGGGCGATGGGGGAGGAAGCATGGCCTGCGCTGCAGGCCACCCTGGCGCAGCATATGCAGGCGGTACGGCGTATTTTTGATGAGCTGATCGGCGATGATGAGCAGGACAGCAGCGCCGAAAACAGCGACGAAGGCTGGCGCGAACTGTGGACGGATACCTTTGAAGAGGGCGACTCTGCGGCGGTACTGAGCCACTTCTCACCGCCGGATCGCCAGCGGCTGCTGGATACCCTGGCCGATTTTCGCCGTGACGTGGAAAAGCGCACCATCGGCCCCCGGGGGCGCCAGGTTCTGGATCAACTGATGCCGCGCCTGCTCAGTGAGATATGCCAGCGGGAGGATGCGCAGGTGATCCTCGGGCGTCTGGTGGTCTTGCTGGTGGGGATCGTCTCCCGCACGACCTATCTGGAGCTGCTGGTGGAGTTTCCCGGCGCGCTCAAACACCTGATCCGGCTGTGTGCCGCCTCACCGATGGTGGCCGGGCAGCTGGCGCGCTACCCGCTGCTGCTGGATGAGCTACTGGATCCGGCCACCCTGTATCAGCCCACCGCCACCGATGCCTACCGGGATGAGCTGCGCCAGTACCTGCTGCGGGTGCCGGACGACGATGAAGAAGAGCAGCTTGAAGCGCTGCGCCAGTTTAAACAGGCGCAACTGCTGCGCATTGCTGCGGCGGATATTGCCGCCACGCTACCGGTGATGAAGGTCAGCGATCACCTGACCTGGCTTGCGGAGGCGATGATCGATGCGGTGGTGCATCAGGCCTGGGGCCATATGGTGGCCCGCTACGGCCAGCCTGCCCACCTGCATGACCGGGAAGGGCGCGGCTTTGCGGTTGTGGGTTACGGCAAGCTGGGGGGCTGGGAGCTGGGCTACAGCTCGGATCTTGATCTGGTGTTTCTGCACGACTGCCCGGCAGAGGTCATGACAGACGGCCCGCGCGAAATAGACGGCCGCCAGTTCTATCTGCGGCTGGCCCAGCGCATTATGCACCTGTTCAGTACCCGGACCGCCTCCGGCATTTTGTATGAGGTGGACGCCCGGTTACGCCCCTCCGGGGCCGCCGGGATGCTGGTCACCACGATCGATGCCTTTGCCGATTACCAGCAAAACGAGGCCTGGACCTGGGAGCACCAGGCCCTGGTACGCGCCCGGGTGGTGTATGGCGATCCGGGCACACGCCAGCGGTTTGATGCCATCCGCCAGCATATCCTCTGCCTGCCGGTGGAGGGGGAAAAACTGCAAACCGAGGTGCGCGAAATGCGCGAGAAAATGCGCGCCCACCTCGGCAATAAGCACAAAGATCGCTTTGATATTAAAGCCGATGAAGGCGGGATCACCGATATTGAGTTTATTACCCAGTATCTGGTGCTGCGCTATGCCCATCAGTCGCCGGCGCTCACGCGCTGGTCTGATAATGTGCGCATTCTGGAGCTGCTGGCCCGGAACAATATCATGGGGGATGACGAGGCCCGGGCCCTGACCCATGCCTACGTGACCCTGCGTGATGCGCTGCACCATCTGGCGCTCCAGGAGCTGCCCGGCCATGTGGCGCCGGAGGCGTTCGCTGAAGAGCGCGAGCAGGTCAGGCGCAGCTGGCAGGCCTGGCTGGCCCCGCAGTGA
- the ygiD gene encoding 4,5-DOPA dioxygenase extradiol: MTARMPALFLGHGSPMNVLEDNPFTRLWQHLGASLPRPRAILAISAHWYTRGTAVTAMETPPTIHDFGGFPQALFDIQYPAPGSPELARRAAELLAPVPVIREQESWGFDHGSWGVIIKMYPQADIPMVQLSIDSTKPPEWHLAMGRKLAQLRDEGVLIIASGNVVHNLRAARWHGEGEPYPWAEAFNDYVKANLAWQCPDEQHPLARYLEHPGGALANPTPEHFLPLLYALGTWDGQEPLEIAGEGMQMASISMLSVQVGA; encoded by the coding sequence ATGACCGCACGCATGCCCGCACTATTTCTCGGCCACGGTAGTCCAATGAACGTACTGGAAGATAACCCGTTTACCCGGCTCTGGCAGCATCTGGGTGCGTCACTGCCGCGCCCGCGTGCGATCCTTGCCATCTCGGCCCACTGGTATACCCGGGGAACCGCGGTGACCGCCATGGAAACCCCGCCGACCATCCATGATTTTGGCGGTTTTCCCCAGGCCCTGTTTGATATTCAGTACCCGGCCCCCGGATCACCTGAACTGGCCCGGCGGGCCGCGGAGCTGCTGGCCCCTGTACCGGTCATTCGCGAGCAGGAGTCCTGGGGGTTTGACCACGGCTCCTGGGGGGTCATTATTAAAATGTATCCGCAGGCGGATATCCCGATGGTGCAGCTGAGCATTGATTCCACCAAACCGCCGGAGTGGCACCTGGCCATGGGGCGCAAACTGGCGCAACTGCGGGATGAGGGGGTACTGATCATCGCCAGCGGCAACGTGGTGCATAACCTGCGTGCCGCCCGCTGGCATGGTGAGGGCGAGCCTTATCCCTGGGCAGAGGCGTTTAACGACTACGTGAAAGCGAATCTGGCCTGGCAGTGCCCGGATGAGCAGCACCCGCTGGCCCGTTACCTGGAGCACCCGGGCGGGGCGCTGGCTAACCCGACACCAGAGCATTTCCTGCCGCTGCTCTATGCCCTGGGCACCTGGGATGGTCAGGAGCCGCTGGAGATAGCAGGCGAAGGGATGCAGATGGCATCGATCAGTATGCTGTCGGTACAGGTCGGGGCATAA
- a CDS encoding DUF1190 family protein, whose translation MKRTKHINHATFRKSWNARHLTPVALAVTAVFMLAGCEKSDETVSLYQNADDCSQANPGKSAECTTAYNNAIKEAERTAPKYATREDCIAEFGEGQCQQAPAQAGMAAESSSGGSFWMPLMAGYMMGRMMGGGAGFAQQPLFSSKNPNSPAYGRYTDASGKNYGAATPGRTMNVPKTAMAPKPATTTTVTRGGFGESVAKQSTMQRSASGTSHRSMGG comes from the coding sequence ATGAAAAGGACAAAACACATCAATCACGCGACATTCCGCAAAAGCTGGAATGCGCGCCACCTCACCCCTGTCGCATTGGCGGTAACGGCTGTATTTATGCTGGCCGGGTGCGAAAAATCTGACGAAACCGTCTCTCTTTACCAGAATGCGGATGACTGCTCCCAGGCAAACCCGGGCAAAAGTGCCGAATGTACTACCGCTTATAACAACGCCATAAAAGAAGCGGAGCGCACCGCGCCGAAATACGCCACCCGGGAAGACTGCATTGCGGAATTTGGCGAAGGCCAGTGCCAGCAGGCCCCTGCTCAGGCTGGCATGGCGGCAGAGTCCTCCAGCGGCGGCAGCTTCTGGATGCCACTGATGGCCGGCTACATGATGGGCCGCATGATGGGCGGCGGCGCAGGCTTTGCCCAGCAGCCGCTGTTCTCCTCGAAAAACCCGAACAGCCCGGCCTATGGCCGCTATACGGACGCCAGCGGTAAAAACTACGGGGCCGCCACCCCGGGGCGCACCATGAACGTGCCCAAAACCGCCATGGCCCCGAAACCGGCCACCACCACTACCGTGACCCGCGGCGGCTTTGGCGAGTCTGTTGCGAAGCAGTCCACCATGCAGCGCAGCGCCAGCGGCACCAGCCACCGTTCAATGGGCGGTTAA
- the zupT gene encoding zinc transporter ZupT has translation MSLPLILTLLAGSTTFIGALLVIIGQKPSNRVLAFSIGFAAGIMLLISLMEMLPAALDTAGMKPVLGYGMFLAGLLGYFALDRCLPHTHPQDLTCGKLQPRNLRRTALLLTLGISLHNFPEGIATFVTASSDLELGTGIALAVALHNIPEGLAVAGPVYAASGSRTRAVCWAGLSGLAEIAGGVLAWLILGSVISPVMMAAIMAAVAGIMVALSVDELMPMAREIDPHNNPSHGVLCGMAVMGLSLSLLQSSGLG, from the coding sequence ATGTCGCTGCCGCTAATTCTGACCCTGCTGGCAGGGAGCACCACCTTTATCGGTGCGCTTCTGGTGATCATAGGCCAGAAACCCTCAAACCGGGTGCTGGCATTTTCCATCGGCTTTGCCGCCGGTATTATGCTGCTGATTTCCCTGATGGAGATGCTGCCCGCCGCCCTGGATACCGCCGGTATGAAACCGGTGCTGGGCTACGGTATGTTTCTGGCCGGTCTGCTGGGGTATTTCGCCCTCGACCGCTGTCTGCCCCATACCCATCCGCAGGATTTAACCTGCGGCAAACTGCAGCCGCGTAATCTGCGGCGCACCGCGCTGCTGCTGACTCTCGGCATCAGCCTGCATAATTTCCCGGAAGGGATCGCCACCTTTGTGACCGCCAGCAGTGATCTTGAACTGGGCACGGGGATTGCCCTGGCCGTCGCCCTGCACAATATTCCCGAAGGGCTGGCGGTGGCCGGGCCGGTGTATGCCGCCAGCGGCTCGCGCACCAGGGCCGTCTGCTGGGCGGGGTTGTCCGGCCTGGCGGAGATAGCCGGAGGGGTACTGGCGTGGCTGATTCTGGGCAGCGTTATCTCCCCGGTGATGATGGCGGCCATTATGGCGGCAGTGGCCGGGATAATGGTTGCCCTGTCGGTTGATGAGCTGATGCCAATGGCAAGAGAGATAGATCCGCACAATAACCCAAGCCACGGGGTGCTGTGCGGCATGGCGGTGATGGGGCTGAGCCTGTCGCTTCTGCAAAGCAGCGGGCTGGGCTAA
- the glgS gene encoding cell surface composition regulator GlgS: MNNNALYSLENFDFLARTFARMHNQGRRVDINAVTGNMDEAHRQWFCKRYALYCRKEATVKSVALEAGH, encoded by the coding sequence GTGAACAATAATGCACTGTATTCGTTAGAGAATTTTGATTTTCTTGCCCGTACCTTTGCCCGGATGCACAACCAGGGGCGCAGGGTGGATATTAACGCGGTAACCGGCAATATGGATGAGGCGCACCGCCAGTGGTTTTGCAAGCGCTATGCGCTTTACTGCAGAAAGGAAGCCACGGTGAAATCCGTAGCCCTGGAAGCCGGGCATTAA
- the ubiK gene encoding ubiquinone biosynthesis accessory factor UbiK, which translates to MIDPKKIESIARQVHESMPKGIREFGEDVEKKIRQILQSQLSRLDLVSREEFDVQTQVLLRTREKLAVLEQRIAALEERQNPGTENPSIEAQD; encoded by the coding sequence ATGATTGACCCGAAGAAAATTGAAAGCATCGCCCGCCAGGTACACGAGTCCATGCCCAAAGGGATCCGCGAATTCGGTGAGGATGTTGAGAAAAAAATCCGCCAGATTTTACAGTCCCAGTTATCACGCCTGGATCTGGTAAGCCGCGAAGAGTTTGATGTTCAGACCCAGGTGCTGCTGCGCACCCGGGAAAAGCTGGCCGTGCTGGAGCAGCGTATTGCCGCTCTGGAAGAGCGCCAGAACCCGGGGACGGAGAACCCGTCTATCGAAGCCCAGGACTGA
- the tolC gene encoding outer membrane channel protein TolC, whose product MKKLLPLLIGLSLAGFSSMSQAENLLQVYQQARVSNPDLRKSAADRDAAFEKINEARSPLLPQLGLGADYTYNNGYRDRSGMNSNTTSGSLSLTQTIFDMSKWRALTLQEKSAGIQDVSYQTDQQTLILNTATAYFNVLNAIDTLSYTEAQKQAIYRQLDQTSQRFNVGLVAITDVQNARAQYDSVLADEVTARNNLDNAVEALRQVTGNYYPQLAALNVDGFKTNRAEPVTALLKEAEKRNLSLLQARLSQDLAREQIRYAQDGHLPTVGLTASTGITNSDYNHKAIAEGSRDSIVGQNQIGLNFSLPIYSGGSVTSQVKQAQYAFVGASEQLESAHRSVVQNVRSSYNNVNASVSSINAYKQTVVSAQSSLDAMEAGYSVGTRTIVDVLNATTTLYNAKQQLANARYTYLINQLNIKSALGTLNEQDLVALNDTLGKPVSTTPDVVAPLNEAQDAAAERMANVPLQ is encoded by the coding sequence ATGAAGAAACTGCTCCCACTACTTATCGGGCTGAGTCTGGCAGGATTCAGTTCCATGAGCCAGGCAGAGAACCTGTTACAGGTTTATCAGCAGGCACGCGTGAGCAACCCGGACCTGCGTAAATCGGCTGCGGACCGCGATGCTGCTTTTGAGAAAATTAACGAAGCCCGCAGTCCCCTGCTGCCTCAGCTCGGTTTGGGTGCCGATTATACTTATAATAATGGCTATCGTGACAGATCGGGCATGAATTCTAATACGACCAGCGGCTCTCTGTCACTGACCCAGACTATCTTCGATATGTCCAAATGGCGCGCCCTGACCTTGCAGGAAAAAAGCGCCGGGATCCAGGATGTCAGTTATCAGACCGATCAGCAAACGCTGATCCTCAACACCGCCACGGCCTATTTTAACGTTCTGAACGCCATTGATACCCTCTCCTATACGGAAGCGCAAAAACAGGCTATCTACCGCCAGTTAGATCAGACATCACAGCGCTTTAACGTAGGCCTGGTAGCCATTACCGACGTGCAGAACGCCCGCGCCCAGTATGATAGCGTGCTGGCAGACGAAGTGACCGCCCGTAACAATCTGGATAACGCAGTGGAAGCCCTGCGCCAGGTGACTGGTAATTACTATCCGCAGCTGGCGGCGCTGAATGTGGACGGTTTTAAAACCAACCGCGCAGAGCCGGTTACCGCCCTGCTGAAAGAGGCTGAGAAGCGTAACTTGTCTCTGTTACAGGCCCGCCTGAGCCAGGATCTGGCCCGCGAGCAAATCCGCTATGCCCAGGACGGCCACCTGCCAACCGTGGGGCTGACCGCCTCCACCGGGATAACCAATAGCGACTATAACCACAAAGCGATTGCCGAAGGTTCCCGTGACAGCATTGTGGGTCAGAACCAGATTGGCCTGAACTTCTCACTGCCTATCTACTCTGGTGGTTCGGTAACCTCCCAGGTGAAACAGGCTCAGTATGCGTTTGTCGGCGCCAGTGAGCAGTTGGAATCCGCCCACCGCAGCGTGGTTCAGAACGTGCGTTCGTCTTATAACAACGTGAACGCCTCAGTCAGCAGCATTAACGCATACAAACAGACTGTGGTCTCGGCCCAGAGCTCTCTGGATGCGATGGAAGCGGGCTACTCCGTGGGTACGCGTACCATTGTGGATGTGCTCAATGCCACCACCACGCTGTATAACGCCAAACAGCAGCTGGCCAACGCCCGCTACACCTACCTTATCAACCAGCTGAATATTAAATCCGCGCTGGGTACGCTGAACGAGCAGGATCTGGTTGCGCTGAATGACACCCTGGGTAAACCGGTGTCCACCACGCCGGATGTGGTCGCCCCGCTTAACGAAGCGCAGGACGCCGCAGCCGAACGCATGGCGAACGTACCGCTACAGTGA
- a CDS encoding glutathionylspermidine synthase family protein, whose product MERIAITERPDWRDKATEYGFNFHTMYGEPYWCEDAYYRFSPAQIDKLETVTEELHQMCLQVVDRVVASDALMARFCIPKHTWEFVRQSWKTHQPSLYSRLDLAWDGTGEPKLLENNADTPTSLYEAAFFQWIWLEDQIASGNLPPDSDQFNSLQEQLIARFAQLKEHHGFNLLHFTCCRDTVEDRGTIQYLQDCAAEAGVANEFLYIDDIGLGEKGQFTDLQDQVISNLFKLYPWEFMLREMFSTKLEDAGVRWLEPAWKSIISNKALLPLLWEMFPDHPNLLPAWFADAEHPTMDKYVVKPLFSREGANIKIIENGTPIAEVDGPYGEEGYIVQQFHPLPKFGDSYTLIGSWLINDKAAGIGIREDRALITQDLSRFYPHTFTG is encoded by the coding sequence ATGGAACGTATTGCAATAACAGAGCGCCCGGACTGGCGCGACAAAGCCACAGAGTATGGTTTTAATTTTCACACCATGTACGGGGAACCCTACTGGTGTGAAGATGCCTATTACCGCTTCAGCCCGGCGCAGATTGACAAGCTGGAAACGGTCACCGAAGAGCTGCACCAGATGTGCCTGCAGGTTGTTGATCGCGTGGTCGCCAGTGACGCGCTGATGGCGCGCTTTTGTATCCCGAAGCACACCTGGGAGTTTGTGCGCCAGTCGTGGAAAACCCACCAGCCTTCGCTCTATTCACGCCTTGATCTGGCGTGGGACGGCACCGGTGAGCCTAAACTGCTGGAAAATAACGCCGATACCCCCACCTCTCTGTACGAGGCGGCCTTCTTTCAGTGGATCTGGCTGGAAGATCAGATAGCCAGCGGAAACCTTCCCCCCGACAGCGATCAGTTTAACAGCCTGCAGGAACAACTGATCGCGCGCTTTGCGCAACTAAAAGAGCACCATGGTTTTAACCTGCTGCACTTTACCTGCTGCCGGGACACGGTTGAAGACAGGGGCACTATTCAGTATCTCCAGGACTGCGCTGCCGAAGCCGGAGTGGCAAACGAATTCCTGTATATTGACGACATCGGCCTTGGCGAAAAGGGCCAGTTTACCGATCTGCAGGATCAGGTCATCAGCAACCTGTTTAAGCTCTACCCCTGGGAATTTATGCTGCGCGAAATGTTCTCCACCAAGCTGGAAGACGCTGGCGTGCGCTGGCTGGAACCGGCCTGGAAAAGCATTATTTCGAACAAAGCCCTGCTGCCGCTGCTGTGGGAAATGTTCCCGGACCACCCCAACCTGTTACCGGCCTGGTTTGCCGACGCAGAGCACCCGACCATGGACAAATACGTGGTAAAACCGCTGTTTTCCCGGGAAGGGGCCAATATTAAAATCATTGAAAACGGCACCCCGATAGCCGAGGTAGACGGCCCCTACGGGGAAGAGGGCTATATTGTGCAGCAGTTCCACCCGCTGCCGAAGTTTGGCGACAGCTACACCCTGATAGGCAGCTGGCTTATTAACGATAAAGCCGCCGGGATAGGGATCCGCGAAGATCGCGCGCTGATCACCCAGGATCTGTCGCGCTTCTACCCGCACACCTTCACCGGGTAA
- the ribB gene encoding 3,4-dihydroxy-2-butanone-4-phosphate synthase, translating into MNQTLLSAYGTPFERVENALKALREGRGAMVLDDENRENEGDMIFPAENMTVEQMALTIRHGSGIVCLCITEERRKQLDLPMMVENNTSAFGTGFTVTIEAAHGVTTGVSAADRLTTVRAAIADNATPADLHRPGHVFPLRAQPGGVLTRGGHTEATIDLVTLAGFRPAGVLCELTNDDGTMARAPQCIEFARQHNMAVVTIEDLREYRLAHERKAS; encoded by the coding sequence ATGAATCAGACGCTACTTTCCGCTTACGGTACGCCTTTCGAACGCGTTGAAAACGCATTAAAAGCTCTGCGCGAAGGCCGCGGCGCTATGGTGCTGGACGACGAAAATCGTGAAAACGAAGGGGATATGATTTTCCCCGCAGAGAACATGACTGTGGAGCAAATGGCACTGACCATTCGCCACGGTAGCGGCATTGTCTGCCTGTGCATTACGGAAGAACGCCGTAAGCAGCTGGATCTGCCGATGATGGTTGAAAACAACACCAGCGCCTTTGGCACCGGTTTTACTGTGACCATTGAAGCGGCCCACGGGGTCACAACCGGGGTATCGGCGGCAGACCGCCTGACCACGGTACGCGCGGCCATTGCGGATAACGCCACTCCGGCTGATCTGCACCGCCCGGGGCACGTGTTCCCGCTGCGCGCCCAGCCTGGCGGCGTGCTGACCCGCGGCGGCCACACGGAAGCGACCATTGATCTGGTTACCCTGGCGGGCTTCCGCCCTGCCGGTGTGCTGTGTGAGCTGACCAACGACGACGGCACCATGGCCCGTGCACCGCAGTGCATTGAGTTTGCCCGCCAGCACAATATGGCCGTGGTCACCATTGAAGATTTGCGCGAATACCGCCTGGCCCACGAACGTAAAGCCAGCTGA
- the hldE gene encoding bifunctional D-glycero-beta-D-manno-heptose-7-phosphate kinase/D-glycero-beta-D-manno-heptose 1-phosphate adenylyltransferase HldE, which translates to MKVTLPEYSRAGVMVVGDVMLDRYWYGPTSRISPEAPVPVVKVENIEERPGGAANVAMNIASLGATSRLVGLTGIDDAARALSSALTGVNVKCDFVSLPTHPTITKLRVLSRNQQLIRLDFEEGFDGVDPQPLHERISQALPGVGALVLSDYAKGALATVQQMIALARNAGVPVLIDPKGTDFERYRGATLLTPNLSEFEAVVGKCKTEAQLVERGMQLVADFELSALLVTRSEQGMTLLQPGKAPLHLPTQAQEVYDVTGAGDTVIGVLAATLAAGNSLEEACFFANAAAGVVVGKLGTSVVTPVELENAVRGRADTGFGVMSEDELKTAVAAARKRGEKVVMTNGVFDILHAGHVSYLANARRLGDRLIVAVNSDASTRRLKGATRPVNPQDQRMIVLAALESVDWVVQFDEDTPQRLIGEILPDLLVKGGDYKPEEIAGSQEVWANGGDVMVLNFEDGCSTTNIIRRIQKSSDNQ; encoded by the coding sequence ATGAAAGTAACGCTGCCCGAGTACAGCCGCGCTGGCGTCATGGTGGTTGGTGATGTGATGCTTGACCGCTACTGGTACGGCCCGACCAGCCGCATCTCCCCGGAAGCCCCGGTGCCGGTCGTGAAGGTGGAAAATATCGAAGAACGCCCCGGCGGCGCGGCGAACGTCGCCATGAATATTGCCTCTCTGGGGGCCACCTCGCGCCTGGTGGGGCTGACCGGTATTGATGATGCGGCCCGTGCCCTGAGCAGCGCACTGACCGGGGTGAATGTGAAATGTGATTTCGTTTCGCTGCCCACCCATCCGACCATTACCAAGCTGCGGGTCCTGTCCCGCAACCAGCAGCTGATCCGCCTGGATTTTGAAGAAGGGTTTGACGGGGTGGATCCGCAGCCGCTGCATGAGCGTATCAGCCAGGCGCTGCCCGGTGTCGGGGCGCTGGTGTTGTCGGACTACGCCAAAGGGGCGCTGGCGACCGTGCAGCAGATGATTGCCCTGGCGCGCAATGCCGGTGTCCCGGTACTTATCGACCCGAAGGGAACGGATTTTGAGCGCTACCGGGGGGCCACCCTGCTGACGCCAAACCTCTCGGAGTTTGAGGCGGTTGTCGGCAAGTGTAAAACCGAAGCGCAACTGGTGGAGCGCGGCATGCAGCTGGTGGCGGATTTTGAACTGTCTGCGCTGCTGGTGACCCGTTCAGAGCAGGGGATGACCCTGCTGCAGCCGGGCAAAGCGCCGCTGCACCTGCCAACACAGGCGCAGGAAGTGTATGACGTCACCGGTGCCGGTGATACGGTTATCGGGGTGCTGGCGGCCACGCTTGCGGCGGGAAACAGCCTCGAAGAAGCCTGCTTCTTTGCCAATGCGGCAGCCGGTGTGGTGGTGGGTAAACTGGGAACCTCGGTGGTGACCCCGGTAGAGCTGGAAAACGCCGTGCGCGGCCGGGCAGATACCGGCTTTGGTGTCATGAGCGAAGACGAGCTGAAAACTGCCGTGGCGGCGGCCCGCAAACGGGGCGAAAAGGTGGTGATGACCAATGGCGTGTTCGATATTCTCCACGCGGGCCACGTTTCGTATCTGGCTAATGCCCGGCGCCTTGGCGATCGTCTGATTGTGGCGGTCAACAGCGATGCCTCAACCCGGCGGCTGAAGGGCGCTACCCGCCCGGTGAACCCGCAGGACCAGCGGATGATCGTGCTGGCAGCGCTGGAGTCTGTGGACTGGGTTGTGCAGTTTGATGAGGACACCCCCCAGCGGCTGATCGGCGAAATTCTGCCGGATCTGCTGGTGAAAGGGGGCGACTATAAACCGGAAGAGATCGCCGGTAGTCAGGAAGTGTGGGCCAATGGCGGTGACGTGATGGTGCTCAACTTCGAAGACGGCTGCTCGACAACCAATATTATCCGCCGTATCCAGAAATCATCGGATAATCAGTAA